From Rhododendron vialii isolate Sample 1 chromosome 10a, ASM3025357v1, the proteins below share one genomic window:
- the LOC131302497 gene encoding endochitinase-like: MRILALISLSLLFILGALAQNEQCGSQAGGKVCPGGLCCSEHGFCGTTQPYCGKGCQSNCPAPPPPATPPPPVSPPPPPSPGGGGDISSLISKDLFEKLLAYRNDPACEGNGFYTYEAFIAVAKEFSGFGTTGDDDTKKREIVAFLAQTSHETTGGWAGAPGGQYAWGYCFVTERDKSDDYCTANQQWPCAPGKQYYGRGPIQISHNYNYGPAGVAIGSNLLANPDLVAANVTISFRAAFWFWMTPQYSKPSCHDVIIGQWTPSAADLEAGRFPGYGVITNIINGGIECGQGFTTPQQVSRIGFFMHFSDIVGVGYGENLDCNHQRPFG; this comes from the exons atgaggattttGGCAttaatttcactctctctcctcttcatACTCGGAGCCTTGGCTCAAAATGAGCAATGCGGTAGCCAAGCAGGAGGAAAAGTCTGCCCTGGGGGACTCTGTTGCAGCGAACATGGCTTCTGCGGTACCACACAGCCTTACTGCGGCAAAGGGTGCCAGAGCAATTGTCCCGCCCCACCCCCACCAGCGACCCCGCCCCCGCCAGTGTCCCCGCCCCCACCACCGTCCCCTGGCGGCGGCGGTGACATCAGTTCTCTTATTAGCAAAGACTTGTTTGAGAAATTGCTGGCGTACAGGAACGATCCAGCTTGTGAAGGGAACGGATTTTATACTTACGAGGCGTTCATTGCTGTTGCCAAGGAGTTTAGTGGTTTTGGAACCACTGGAGATGATGATAccaagaagagagagattgttGCGTTTCTGGCTCAAACTTCCCATGAAACTactg GTGGATGGGCAGGGGCTCCGGGTGGACAATATGCATGGGGATACTGTTTTGTTACAGAACGAGACAAGTCGGATGATTATTGTACAGCTAATCAACAATGGCCTTGTGCTCCTGGGAAGCAGTACTACGGCCGCGGTCCCATCCAAATTTCGCA CAATTACAACTATGGTCCAGCTGGAGTAGCCATAGGAAGCAATCTACTAGCCAACCCAGACTTGGTCGCAGCCAACGTCACCATTTCTTTCAGAGCAGCCTTCTGGTTTTGGATGACCCCACAATACTCAAAACCCTCCTGCCACGACGTCATCATTGGCCAATGGACTCCGTCGGCCGCCGATTTGGAAGCAGGTCGGTTCCCGGGGTACGGTGTCATCACCAACATAATCAACGGCGGGATCGAGTGTGGACAAGGGTTTACTACACCACAACAAGTGAGCCGGATCGGGTTTTTTATGCATTTCAGTGATATTGTGGGAGTTGGTTATGGAGAGAACCTTGATTGCAACCACCAAAGGCCCTTTGGATAA